From a region of the Streptomyces sp. NBC_01454 genome:
- a CDS encoding (Fe-S)-binding protein yields the protein MRVALFVTCINDLLQPRTGQAVVALLERLGVEVGFPEGQSCCGQPQFNTGYRQATEPLVRRFDRVFRDYDHVITPSGSCAAMVRDNYPRIGAKAVAEGRGPQLADAAAAAVAKTYELTEFLVDVLKVEDVGAYYPHTVTYHPTCHGLRLLGLGDRPRRLLERVRGLELRELPGAEECCGFGGTFAVKNEAVSAAMGADKVRNVRATGAEALCTVDNSCLLHLGGTLSRQGAAVRPVHIAEILASTEGRVW from the coding sequence GTGCGTGTAGCACTGTTCGTCACCTGTATCAACGACCTGCTCCAGCCACGGACGGGGCAGGCGGTGGTGGCGCTGCTGGAACGGCTGGGGGTGGAGGTCGGCTTCCCGGAGGGGCAGAGCTGCTGTGGCCAGCCGCAGTTCAACACCGGGTACCGGCAGGCGACCGAGCCGCTGGTGCGCCGTTTCGACCGGGTGTTCCGCGACTACGACCATGTGATCACCCCGTCCGGGTCGTGTGCCGCGATGGTGCGGGACAACTACCCGCGGATCGGCGCGAAGGCGGTGGCCGAGGGGCGCGGACCGCAGCTCGCGGATGCGGCGGCGGCCGCGGTGGCCAAGACGTACGAGCTGACGGAGTTCCTGGTGGATGTGCTGAAGGTGGAGGATGTCGGCGCCTACTATCCGCATACCGTCACCTATCACCCCACCTGTCACGGACTGCGGTTGCTGGGGCTGGGTGACCGGCCGCGGCGGCTGCTGGAGCGGGTCAGGGGGCTGGAGCTGCGGGAGTTGCCGGGCGCCGAGGAGTGCTGCGGCTTCGGCGGCACCTTCGCGGTGAAGAACGAGGCGGTCTCGGCGGCGATGGGCGCCGACAAGGTCCGCAACGTGCGCGCGACCGGCGCCGAGGCCCTCTGCACGGTCGACAACTCCTGTCTGCTGCACCTCGGCGGGACGCTCAGCCGGCAGGGCGCGGCGGTCCGCCCGGTGCATATCGCCGAGATTCTGGCCAGTACGGAAGGACGTGTGTGGTGA
- a CDS encoding ABC transporter ATP-binding protein: MRSDDPQWTAPPKDPDTPVPLRRILALFRPYRGRLTVVGLLVGASSLVSVASPFLLREILDVAIPGRRTGLLSLLALGMIATAVTTSVFGVLQTLLSTTVGQRVMHDLRTAVYAKLQRMPLAFFTRTRTGEVQSRIANDIGGMQATVTSTATSLVSNLTSVLATVCAMVALDWRLTVVSLLLLPLFVWISRRVGNERKKITTRRQKQMAAMSAMVTESLSVSGILLGRTMGRADSLTKGFADESERLVELEIRANMAGRWRMATIGIVMAAMPALIYWAAGLVLQLGGPAFSLGTLVAFVSLQQGLLRPTVSLLSTGVQMQTSLALFQRIFEYLDLPVAITEPAEPVKIAAPRGAIRFENVTFRYDPEAAPTLDGIDLTVPAGGSLAVVGPTGSGKSTLSYLVPRLYDVTGGRVTLDGTDVRDLDFDTLARAIGVVSQETYLFHASVADNLRFAKPDATDDEIERAARAAQIHDHIAALPDGYDTLVGERGYRFSGGEKQRLAIARTILRDPPVLVLDEATSALDTRTEHAVQQAIDELSAGRTTLTIAHRLSTVRDADQIVVLDAGRIAERGTHDELLAADGRYAALVRRDADLTPAGEQMMAP; the protein is encoded by the coding sequence ATGCGCAGCGACGATCCCCAGTGGACCGCACCGCCCAAGGACCCGGACACACCGGTGCCGTTGCGGCGGATCCTTGCCCTCTTCCGCCCCTACCGCGGCCGGCTGACCGTCGTCGGCCTGCTCGTCGGCGCCTCCTCGCTGGTGTCGGTGGCCTCCCCGTTCCTCCTCCGCGAGATCCTGGACGTGGCCATCCCCGGCCGGCGCACCGGACTGCTGAGCCTGCTCGCCCTCGGCATGATCGCCACGGCCGTCACCACCAGCGTCTTCGGCGTGCTGCAGACCCTGCTGTCGACCACCGTCGGCCAGCGCGTCATGCACGACCTGCGCACCGCCGTCTACGCCAAGCTCCAGCGGATGCCGCTGGCCTTCTTCACCCGCACCCGCACCGGCGAGGTCCAGTCCCGGATCGCCAACGACATCGGCGGCATGCAGGCGACGGTCACCTCCACCGCCACCTCCCTGGTCTCCAACCTGACCTCCGTCCTCGCCACCGTCTGCGCGATGGTCGCCCTCGACTGGCGGCTGACCGTCGTCTCCCTGCTGCTGCTTCCGCTCTTCGTCTGGATCAGCCGCCGGGTCGGCAACGAACGCAAGAAGATCACCACCCGGCGCCAGAAGCAGATGGCCGCGATGTCCGCGATGGTCACCGAGTCCCTCTCGGTCAGCGGCATCCTCCTCGGCCGCACCATGGGCCGCGCCGACTCCCTCACCAAGGGCTTCGCCGACGAGTCCGAGCGCCTGGTCGAGCTGGAGATCCGCGCCAACATGGCGGGCCGCTGGCGGATGGCCACGATCGGCATCGTCATGGCCGCCATGCCCGCGCTGATCTACTGGGCGGCCGGACTCGTGCTCCAGCTCGGCGGCCCCGCCTTCTCCCTGGGCACCCTGGTCGCCTTCGTCTCGCTCCAGCAGGGTCTGCTGCGGCCCACCGTCTCCCTGCTGTCCACCGGCGTGCAGATGCAGACCTCACTCGCGCTCTTCCAGCGCATCTTCGAATACCTCGATCTGCCGGTGGCCATCACCGAGCCCGCCGAACCGGTCAAGATCGCCGCCCCGCGGGGTGCGATCCGCTTCGAGAACGTCACCTTCCGCTATGACCCCGAGGCCGCCCCCACCCTCGACGGCATCGACCTGACCGTCCCCGCCGGCGGCAGCCTCGCGGTCGTCGGACCGACCGGCAGCGGCAAGAGCACCCTGAGCTACCTCGTGCCGCGGCTCTACGACGTGACCGGCGGCCGGGTCACCCTCGACGGCACCGATGTCCGCGACCTCGACTTCGACACCCTCGCCCGCGCGATCGGGGTGGTCTCCCAGGAGACCTACCTCTTCCACGCCTCGGTCGCCGACAACCTCCGCTTCGCCAAGCCGGACGCCACCGACGACGAGATCGAACGCGCCGCCCGGGCCGCCCAGATCCACGACCACATCGCCGCCCTCCCCGACGGCTACGACACCCTCGTCGGCGAGCGCGGCTACCGCTTCTCCGGCGGTGAGAAGCAGCGCCTCGCCATCGCCCGGACCATCCTGCGCGACCCGCCCGTCCTCGTCCTGGACGAAGCGACCAGCGCCCTGGACACCCGCACCGAACACGCCGTTCAGCAGGCCATCGACGAGCTGTCCGCGGGCCGCACCACCCTCACCATCGCCCACCGCCTCTCCACGGTCCGTGACGCCGACCAGATCGTGGTGCTGGACGCCGGCCGGATCGCCGAGCGCGGCACCCACGACGAACTGCTCGCCGCCGACGGGCGCTATGCCGCGCTGGTACGGCGTGACGCAGACCTCACCCCGGCCGGTGAGCAGATGATGGCCCCGTAA
- a CDS encoding LutC/YkgG family protein produces the protein MSSREVVLARVRRALTDVPRGERPDEAPVARDYRRVHGSRTTAETVELLAENLADYRALVHRSTAGALPGLIGRLLAERGARTLLVPPGLDASWVAASDLTRVEDRASATARELDAVDSVLTGCAVAIAETGTLVLDGGPDQGLRRITLVPDHHLCVVRVPDQVVGSVPEALPRLAPDRPLTWISGPSATSDIELDRVEGVHGPRTLEVILLAGA, from the coding sequence ATGAGCAGCCGAGAGGTGGTGCTGGCGCGGGTGCGCCGGGCACTGACGGATGTGCCGCGCGGTGAGCGGCCGGACGAGGCACCGGTGGCGCGTGACTACCGGCGGGTGCACGGGTCCCGTACGACGGCGGAGACCGTCGAGCTGCTCGCGGAGAACCTCGCGGACTACCGGGCGCTGGTGCACCGCAGTACCGCCGGCGCGCTGCCGGGGCTGATCGGCCGGCTGCTGGCGGAGCGCGGCGCGCGCACGCTGCTGGTGCCGCCGGGCCTGGATGCCTCCTGGGTGGCCGCATCGGACCTCACCCGGGTCGAGGACCGGGCGTCGGCCACGGCGCGCGAACTCGATGCCGTGGACAGTGTGCTGACGGGCTGTGCGGTGGCGATCGCGGAGACCGGCACCCTGGTACTGGACGGCGGGCCCGATCAGGGCCTGCGCCGGATCACGCTGGTGCCCGACCATCACCTCTGTGTGGTCCGCGTCCCTGACCAGGTGGTCGGTTCGGTGCCGGAGGCGCTGCCGCGGCTGGCCCCGGACCGCCCGCTGACCTGGATCTCCGGACCGTCCGCCACCAGCGACATCGAACTCGACCGGGTGGAGGGGGTGCACGGGCCGCGGACGCTGGAGGTCATCCTGCTGGCGGGGGCGTAG
- a CDS encoding FAD-binding and (Fe-S)-binding domain-containing protein, which yields MPLLEPDPQSLRPTAPPGPAPDRVAALRAAGTPERLRDDLIALLGADKVLHTISDLVRHASDASPYRFVPRAVVVAEDLDDVSAVLAYARDHGRHVVFRAAGTSLNGQAQGEDILVEVRRHWSGIEVLDDGARARIRPGTTVLRANVALARHGRLLGPDPASAPACTLGGVVANNASGMTAGTTRNSYRTLASLTLVLPSGTVVDTARPDADARLAEAEPALCAGLLALKAEIEADAALTARIRAKYQIKNTNGYRLDAFLDGTTPVQILRGLMVGSQGTLGFLAETVFDTVPLDRHTTGALLFFPTLRAAAAAVGRFNEAGARAVELMDGNTLRASVRVAGVPADWAELPKETTALLVEFRAPDESTLDGYERAGGRVLAELEPVAPVASVTNAFTRDPAALGGYWKARKAFVTAVGGSRPPGTTLITEDFAVPPARLADACTALLDLQSRHGFDTAVAGHAAHGNLHFLLAFDAAKPDDVARYAAFMAEFCRLVVERFDGSLKAEHATGRNIAPFLSLEWGPRATELMWRIKELVDPRGVLAPRVLLDRDPRAHLRGLKTLPGIEAAADPCIECGFCEPTCPSADLTTTPRQRIVLRREMLRQPAGSPVTAALLDAYGYDAVDTCAGDSTCALDCPVGIDTGALMKDFRHRRHTAREESVAARAARHFRTVERAARLAVAAAERLDDRLLTALTRAARRAVRPDLVPEWLPRMPGPAARHLPGTRRAGAAAVYYPACVNRIFGGPAGYHGPSLPEAMVAVSRRAGRPVWIPPDVAGTCCATIWQSKGYRRGTAVMANRVVEAAWGWTAGGRLPLVVDASSCTLGLAREVVPYLTPVNRALHDGLTVVDSVVWAAGHLLPHLEPVRTAGSAVLHPTCAMAHLGNEEQLREVARACAREVVVPDDAGCCAFAGDRGMLHRELTESATAKEAAEVTGRRFDAYLSANRMCEIGMDHATGGRGYHSVLLALERATRPGGPDGPGRPGPSGG from the coding sequence ATGCCCCTGCTGGAGCCGGACCCCCAGAGCCTGCGGCCCACCGCTCCCCCCGGTCCGGCACCCGACCGGGTGGCCGCCCTGCGCGCGGCGGGCACCCCCGAGCGGCTGCGGGACGACCTGATCGCGCTGCTCGGCGCGGACAAGGTGCTCCACACGATCTCCGACCTGGTCCGCCATGCCTCCGACGCCAGCCCGTACCGCTTCGTCCCCCGGGCCGTGGTCGTGGCCGAGGACCTCGACGACGTCTCCGCGGTCCTCGCCTACGCCCGGGACCACGGCCGCCACGTCGTCTTCCGGGCCGCCGGGACCTCGCTCAACGGCCAGGCCCAGGGCGAGGACATCCTCGTCGAGGTGCGCCGCCACTGGTCCGGGATCGAGGTGCTGGACGACGGCGCCCGGGCGCGGATCCGGCCGGGCACCACCGTGCTGCGCGCCAACGTCGCCCTGGCCCGCCACGGCCGGCTGCTCGGGCCCGATCCGGCCAGCGCGCCGGCCTGCACCCTGGGCGGTGTGGTCGCCAACAACGCCTCCGGGATGACCGCCGGCACCACCCGTAACTCCTACCGGACGCTGGCCTCCCTCACCCTCGTGCTGCCGTCGGGCACGGTCGTGGACACCGCGCGGCCGGACGCCGACGCGCGGCTGGCCGAGGCCGAACCGGCGCTGTGCGCGGGCCTGCTGGCGCTGAAGGCGGAGATCGAGGCGGATGCCGCGCTGACGGCCAGGATCCGCGCCAAGTACCAGATCAAGAACACCAACGGCTACCGCCTGGACGCCTTCCTCGACGGCACGACACCGGTGCAGATCCTGCGCGGGCTGATGGTCGGCTCCCAGGGCACCCTCGGCTTCCTCGCCGAAACCGTCTTCGACACCGTGCCACTGGACCGGCACACCACCGGCGCGCTGTTGTTCTTCCCGACGCTGCGCGCCGCGGCCGCGGCCGTGGGGCGGTTCAACGAGGCGGGCGCGCGGGCCGTGGAGCTGATGGACGGCAACACGCTGCGCGCCTCGGTACGGGTGGCCGGGGTGCCCGCCGACTGGGCGGAGCTGCCCAAGGAGACCACCGCGCTGCTGGTGGAGTTCCGGGCACCCGACGAGAGCACCCTCGACGGCTACGAGCGGGCCGGGGGGCGGGTGCTGGCGGAGCTGGAACCGGTCGCCCCGGTCGCGTCCGTCACCAACGCCTTCACCCGGGATCCGGCGGCCCTCGGCGGCTACTGGAAGGCCCGCAAGGCGTTCGTCACGGCGGTCGGCGGCTCCCGGCCGCCGGGCACGACGCTGATCACCGAGGACTTCGCGGTGCCCCCGGCCCGGCTCGCGGACGCCTGTACGGCCCTGCTGGACCTGCAGTCGCGGCACGGCTTCGACACCGCGGTCGCCGGCCACGCCGCCCACGGCAATCTGCACTTCCTGCTCGCCTTCGACGCGGCGAAGCCGGACGACGTGGCGCGCTATGCCGCCTTCATGGCGGAGTTCTGCCGGCTGGTCGTGGAGCGTTTCGACGGGTCGCTGAAGGCGGAGCACGCCACCGGCCGGAACATCGCGCCGTTTCTCTCCCTCGAATGGGGGCCGCGCGCAACGGAGTTGATGTGGCGGATCAAGGAACTGGTGGACCCGCGGGGCGTGCTGGCCCCGAGGGTCCTCCTCGACCGCGACCCCCGGGCGCATCTGCGCGGGCTGAAGACCCTCCCCGGGATCGAGGCGGCCGCCGACCCGTGCATCGAATGCGGCTTCTGCGAACCGACCTGCCCCAGCGCGGACCTGACCACCACACCACGCCAGCGGATCGTGCTGCGCCGCGAAATGCTGCGGCAGCCGGCCGGATCCCCGGTCACCGCCGCGCTGCTGGACGCGTACGGCTATGACGCGGTGGACACCTGCGCCGGCGACTCGACCTGCGCCCTGGACTGCCCGGTGGGCATCGACACCGGCGCGCTGATGAAGGACTTCCGCCACCGGCGCCACACCGCCCGCGAGGAGTCGGTCGCCGCCCGGGCCGCCCGGCACTTCCGGACCGTCGAGCGGGCGGCGCGGCTGGCGGTGGCCGCGGCGGAGCGGCTCGACGACCGGCTGCTGACCGCGCTCACCCGCGCCGCCCGCCGGGCCGTGCGCCCGGATCTGGTGCCCGAGTGGCTGCCGCGGATGCCCGGCCCGGCGGCCCGCCACCTGCCCGGGACCCGGCGGGCGGGAGCGGCCGCGGTCTACTACCCGGCGTGTGTGAACCGGATCTTCGGCGGGCCCGCCGGGTACCACGGGCCTTCGCTGCCGGAGGCGATGGTGGCGGTGTCGCGGCGGGCGGGCCGGCCGGTGTGGATCCCGCCGGATGTCGCCGGGACCTGCTGCGCGACGATCTGGCAGTCCAAGGGATACCGGCGCGGGACGGCGGTGATGGCCAACCGCGTGGTCGAGGCGGCCTGGGGGTGGACGGCGGGCGGCAGACTGCCGCTGGTGGTGGACGCCTCCTCGTGCACCCTGGGCCTGGCCCGGGAGGTCGTGCCGTATCTGACGCCGGTCAACCGTGCGCTGCACGACGGCCTGACCGTCGTCGACTCGGTCGTCTGGGCCGCCGGACATCTGCTGCCGCATCTGGAGCCGGTACGCACGGCCGGGTCCGCGGTGCTCCATCCCACCTGCGCCATGGCGCACCTGGGGAACGAGGAGCAGCTGCGGGAGGTGGCCCGGGCGTGTGCGCGGGAGGTGGTGGTGCCCGATGACGCGGGCTGCTGTGCCTTCGCCGGGGACCGCGGGATGCTGCACCGGGAGCTGACGGAGTCGGCCACCGCGAAGGAGGCGGCCGAGGTGACCGGGCGGCGCTTCGACGCGTATCTGTCGGCGAACCGGATGTGCGAGATCGGGATGGACCACGCCACCGGGGGCCGCGGCTATCACTCGGTCCTGCTGGCGCTGGAGCGGGCCACCCGGCCCGGCGGGCCGGACGGGCCGGGGCGGCCGGGCCCGTCCGGCGGTTGA
- a CDS encoding lactate utilization protein B → MSGTYLGMPAFPRAAAAATRDSRLRANLTHATHTIRDKRAAAVAELDDWAQLRAAGAAVKDRTLRHLDHYLEQLEAAVTAAGGQVHWAADADEANALVTRLVRETGEREVVKVKSMATQEIGLNEALAEAGIRAYETDLAELIVQLGGDLPSHILVPAIHRNRSEIRDIFRREMAGWGRPAPEGLSDSPAELAEAARLHLREKFLSAKVGISGANFMVAETGTLVVVESEGNGRMCLTLPETLISVVGIEKVVPSWRDLEVFLQLLPRSSTAERMNPYTSTWTGTTDGDGPQTFHLVLLDNGRTDTLADTVGRQALRCIRCSACLNVCPVYERAGGHAYGSPYPGPIGAILTPQLRGIGGPLEASLPYASSLCGACYEVCPVAIDIPEVLVHLRERVVQGGPVTRGGSRVVLKPARGHAAERAAMRAATWAFDHPGVLRAGERLAARTRRLHPRRLPGPGRAWSRTRDLPAVPAESFRDWWQRTRRAPSEQRGDDA, encoded by the coding sequence GTGAGCGGTACCTACCTGGGCATGCCAGCCTTCCCCCGGGCCGCGGCGGCCGCCACTCGCGACAGCCGGCTGCGTGCCAACCTCACCCATGCCACCCACACCATCCGTGACAAGCGGGCGGCGGCCGTGGCCGAGCTGGACGACTGGGCACAGCTGCGGGCGGCGGGCGCGGCGGTGAAGGACCGTACGCTGCGCCATCTGGATCACTATCTGGAGCAGTTGGAGGCCGCGGTCACGGCGGCGGGCGGGCAGGTCCACTGGGCGGCGGACGCCGACGAGGCCAACGCGCTGGTGACCCGGCTGGTGCGGGAGACCGGTGAGCGTGAGGTCGTCAAGGTCAAGTCGATGGCGACGCAGGAGATCGGGCTGAACGAGGCGCTGGCCGAGGCCGGCATCCGTGCCTACGAGACGGATCTGGCCGAGCTGATCGTGCAGCTCGGCGGGGATCTGCCCTCGCACATTCTGGTGCCGGCGATCCATCGCAACCGCTCCGAGATCCGTGACATCTTCCGCCGGGAGATGGCCGGCTGGGGCCGTCCGGCGCCCGAGGGGCTCTCCGACTCCCCCGCCGAGCTGGCCGAGGCGGCGCGGCTGCATCTGCGGGAGAAGTTCCTGTCAGCGAAGGTCGGGATCTCCGGCGCCAACTTCATGGTGGCCGAGACCGGCACGCTGGTCGTGGTGGAGTCCGAGGGCAACGGCCGGATGTGTCTGACCCTGCCCGAGACCCTGATCTCCGTTGTCGGCATCGAGAAGGTGGTGCCGAGCTGGCGGGATCTGGAGGTCTTCCTTCAGCTGCTGCCCCGTTCCTCCACCGCGGAGCGGATGAATCCGTACACCTCCACCTGGACGGGCACGACGGACGGCGACGGTCCGCAGACCTTCCATCTCGTGCTGCTCGACAACGGCCGGACCGATACCCTCGCCGACACCGTCGGACGGCAGGCGCTGCGCTGTATCCGCTGCTCGGCCTGCCTGAACGTCTGCCCGGTGTACGAACGGGCCGGCGGCCATGCCTACGGCTCGCCCTACCCCGGCCCGATCGGCGCCATCCTCACACCCCAACTACGCGGTATCGGCGGGCCGTTGGAGGCGTCGCTGCCGTATGCCTCGTCGCTGTGCGGGGCGTGCTACGAGGTGTGTCCGGTCGCCATCGACATCCCCGAGGTACTGGTGCATCTGCGGGAGCGGGTGGTGCAGGGCGGGCCGGTGACCCGGGGCGGGTCGCGGGTCGTGCTCAAGCCGGCCAGGGGCCATGCCGCGGAGCGCGCCGCGATGCGCGCGGCGACCTGGGCCTTCGACCACCCGGGGGTGCTGCGTGCCGGGGAACGGCTGGCGGCGCGCACCCGGCGGCTGCATCCACGGCGGCTGCCGGGGCCGGGCCGCGCCTGGTCGCGGACCCGCGATCTGCCCGCGGTGCCCGCCGAGTCCTTCCGCGACTGGTGGCAGCGCACCCGCCGGGCACCGTCCGAGCAGCGAGGAGACGACGCATGA
- a CDS encoding alpha-amylase translates to MQQRSRVVGGALAGVLAAAGLATFAPWSSQAAPPGEKTVTATLFEWKYADVAKACTDRLGPDGYGYVEVSPASEHIKGDQWWTSYQPVSYKIAGRLGDRNAFASMVRTCHGAGVKVIADAVINHMAAGSGTGTGGTRYTKYRYPGFYQDQDFHGCRRSISDYGNRTDVQTCELVGLSDLDTGSEYVRTTIAKYLDGLRSMGVDGFRVDAAKHISATDLAAIKGKMRDPGYWVQEVIYGAGEAVQPDEYTGTGDVDEFRYGSQLKSAFQGGGLAQLKSVADGKLDGDKARTFVDNWDTERNGSTLTYKDGAAYTLANVFMLASPYGSPNVYSGYEWSDKDAGPPSGSAGWTREHAKREITGMVGFRNAVGSAPLTDWWDNGSSALAFGRDGKGFVALNNGEGELNQTFATSLPGGTYCDAVAADPSSCGGHTVTVGDDGKVHLTVPAKRAVALLPVR, encoded by the coding sequence ATGCAGCAACGTTCCCGTGTGGTGGGCGGGGCGCTGGCCGGCGTGCTGGCCGCGGCCGGCCTCGCCACCTTCGCGCCGTGGTCCTCCCAGGCCGCCCCGCCCGGCGAAAAGACCGTCACCGCCACGCTGTTCGAGTGGAAGTACGCGGACGTCGCCAAGGCCTGTACGGACCGGCTCGGTCCGGACGGCTACGGCTATGTCGAGGTCTCGCCCGCCTCCGAGCACATCAAGGGCGACCAGTGGTGGACCTCGTACCAGCCCGTCAGCTACAAGATCGCCGGGCGGCTGGGCGACCGGAACGCCTTCGCCTCGATGGTCCGCACCTGCCACGGCGCGGGCGTCAAGGTCATCGCCGACGCCGTCATCAACCACATGGCCGCGGGCTCCGGCACCGGCACCGGCGGGACCCGGTACACCAAGTACCGGTACCCCGGCTTCTATCAGGACCAGGACTTCCACGGCTGCCGCCGGAGCATCTCCGACTACGGCAACCGCACCGACGTCCAGACCTGCGAACTGGTGGGCCTGTCCGACCTCGACACCGGCAGCGAGTACGTCCGTACCACCATCGCCAAGTACCTCGACGGACTGCGGTCGATGGGGGTCGACGGCTTCCGGGTGGACGCCGCCAAGCACATCTCCGCCACCGACCTCGCCGCCATCAAGGGCAAGATGCGCGATCCCGGTTACTGGGTGCAGGAGGTCATCTACGGCGCCGGCGAGGCCGTGCAGCCCGACGAGTACACCGGCACCGGCGACGTGGACGAGTTCCGGTACGGCAGCCAGCTCAAGAGCGCCTTCCAGGGCGGCGGTCTCGCTCAGCTCAAGTCCGTCGCGGACGGCAAGCTCGACGGCGACAAGGCCCGTACCTTCGTCGACAACTGGGACACCGAGCGCAATGGCTCGACCCTGACCTACAAGGACGGCGCGGCCTACACCCTCGCCAACGTCTTCATGCTCGCCTCGCCCTACGGCTCACCGAACGTCTACTCCGGCTACGAGTGGTCCGACAAGGACGCCGGACCGCCGAGCGGCAGCGCCGGCTGGACCCGTGAGCACGCCAAGCGGGAGATCACCGGGATGGTCGGGTTCCGCAACGCGGTGGGCTCCGCCCCGCTGACCGACTGGTGGGACAACGGGAGCAGCGCGCTCGCCTTCGGGCGCGACGGCAAGGGCTTCGTCGCGCTCAACAACGGCGAGGGGGAGCTGAACCAGACCTTCGCGACCTCGCTGCCCGGCGGTACGTACTGCGATGCGGTCGCCGCCGACCCGTCCTCGTGCGGCGGCCACACGGTCACCGTCGGGGACGACGGGAAGGTCCATCTGACCGTCCCGGCGAAGCGTGCGGTGGCGCTGCTTCCCGTGCGCTGA
- a CDS encoding MarR family winged helix-turn-helix transcriptional regulator, whose protein sequence is MPSPEPTVSTSNLAEQLVRLTRRMHRAQKHHLEHLDIAFTPAQSRLLRIVDHYRGTPPRMTDLAERLEVVPRAVTTLVDALEANGAVRRVPDPANRRVVRIELTDTGRSTLRALRSARRAAAEEILAPLTTDQREVLGGLLSTLVDGPGAPH, encoded by the coding sequence ATGCCCTCCCCCGAGCCGACGGTCAGCACCTCGAACCTCGCCGAACAGCTGGTACGGCTGACCCGCCGGATGCACCGCGCCCAGAAGCACCATCTGGAGCACCTGGACATCGCCTTCACCCCCGCGCAGTCCCGGCTGCTGCGGATCGTCGACCACTACCGCGGCACCCCGCCGCGGATGACCGACCTCGCCGAGCGGCTGGAGGTCGTCCCGCGCGCGGTGACGACGCTGGTGGACGCGCTGGAGGCGAACGGCGCGGTGCGCCGGGTGCCCGATCCGGCCAACCGGCGGGTGGTGCGGATCGAGCTGACCGACACCGGCCGGTCCACCCTGCGCGCGTTGCGCAGCGCCCGGCGGGCCGCGGCGGAGGAGATCCTGGCCCCCCTGACCACCGATCAGCGCGAGGTGCTCGGCGGACTGCTGTCCACCCTGGTCGACGGGCCGGGTGCACCGCATTGA